A window of the Scleropages formosus chromosome 5, fSclFor1.1, whole genome shotgun sequence genome harbors these coding sequences:
- the slc25a51b gene encoding solute carrier family 25 member 51b produces the protein MEQEARQGRRRSHVLLPTLGPRGRHYACGSCASFTNILVTFPIQKVLFRQQLHGVRATDALRQLRQEGLRNLYRGLLPPLLQKSTTLALMFGLYEDLSRLLSRHAGGPELLTCGTAAVLAGAAEAVFTPFERVQTLLQDHRHHGRFNNTFHTFRTLVRDYGARECYRGLVPILLRNGPSNALFFGLRGPIKRQLPDARTRAVHLVNDFICGGLLGAMLGILFYPCNVLKTRLQSQVGGDFLSSRQALLTIWRERGGKVTHLFRGAHLNYHRSILSWGIINATYELLLKLM, from the coding sequence ATGGAGCAAGAGGCGCGCCAGGGCCGGCGGAGGAGCCACGTGCTGCTTCCCACCCTGGGCCCACGGGGGCGACACTATGCGTGCGGGTCGTGCGCCTCCTTTACCAACATCCTGGTGACGTTCCCCATCCAGAAAGTGCTGTTCCGGCAGCAGCTGCATGGCGTGCGTGCGACCGATGCCCTGCGGCAGCTGCGTCAGGAAGGTCTGCGAAACCTGTACCGGgggctgctgccgccgctgctgcagaagagcaccACGCTCGCGCTCATGTTCGGCCTGTACGAGGACCTCTCCCGCTTGCTGTCGCGGCACGCCGGGGGGCCCGAATTGCTGACGTGCGGCACGGCGGCCGTGTTGGCCGGGGCGGCCGAGGCCGTTTTCACCCCCTTCGAGAGAGTGCAGACCCTCTTGCAGGACCACCGGCACCACGGTCGATTCAACAACACGTTCCACACCTTCCGGACGCTGGTGCGGGACTACGGTGCGAGGGAGTGCTACCGCGGCCTGGTGCCCATCTTGCTGCGCAATGGCCCGAGCAACGCCCTCTTCTTTGGGCTCCGCGGTCCCATCAAGCGGCAGCTGCCCGACGCCCGGACTCGCGCTGTCCACCTGGTCAACGACTTCATCTGCGGTGGGCTGCTGGGCGCCATGCTGGGGATCCTCTTCTACCCCTGCAACGTGCTGAAGACGCGCTTGCAGTCGCAGGTGGGCGGTGACTTCCTGTCCTCGCGCCAGGCGCTGCTTACCATCTGGAGGGAACGGGGGGGCAAGGTGACGCACCTCTTCCGAGGGGCACACCTCAACTATCACCGCTCCATACTCTCGTGGGGCATTATCAACGCTACCTACGAGCTCCTGCTCAAGCTCATGTGA